The following DNA comes from Gopherus flavomarginatus isolate rGopFla2 chromosome 5, rGopFla2.mat.asm, whole genome shotgun sequence.
CTCACATAATGTATTCTGGGATATTACTTGCAGATATAGGCATATAACCCTCTCCTGTAGAATTCTCAACTGTTTTTTCACCAGACTTTGGAAGTATTGCTGCAGCTGTTGAGTAAAAACAGTATCATGATCTACAGGGCAGGAACAGTGCCTGCTTTTAAGTTTGGAAAATATCTAGCACATTGTGTGTGCTACGGGAAATTATAATAATAACAACAGGCACAAGAATATAGAGAAAAATTCCATGTGGAGCATGAACTTATTAATATATGGACAATGCCATCAGATATAAAAAGTATTATTGGATTTGGTGGGAGTTCCAACTGTGAGCTGAGCAAAGCACAACATTTAGCTCAATACAAAATACCATCAAACTCATTCTGACCTTTCTCAGCTGGTTGTACAGTGGTATGCCAATCCTTTGAAAAGATAACAGAGCAGGGGCCTGGAGGGGATTTGCAATGCAGTGCTACAACATAATGGGAGAGATAGTAGACTCTATCCACTGGTGGATGTGTGCCCCTTTGGATCTAAAGAAGGAGGAAATGCTTTCGGTGCTTTAGTGAATCTGAAATTAGTTGAGCCTCTAATGGACATGTTTCATTCCTGTCGCACTGAGTAAGTTTTTGAATCTGTGCTGCTCAAGTTTTCCTTTGCTGCTAGCTTAAATTGTACTCTGTCTGGGTTGTGTTACAGGGTTTCCAGGTGCAGCTATGAGGAAGCCTCGGAGGAGGTCCCGGCAGAACCCCGAGGGGAGACGTTCTCCCTCACCTTACAGCCTGAAATGCTCGCCCACCCGGGAGACTCTGACGTATGCCCAGGCCCAGCGGATAGTGGAGGTTGATATTGATGGACGGCTCCATCGCATCAGCATCTACGACCCCCTAAAGATCATCACGGAGGATGAGCTGACTGCCCAGGATATCACAGAGTGCAACAGCAACAAGGAAAACAGTGAACAGCCCCTGTTCCCTTCCAAGTCCAAGAAAACTCCCTCCAAAGGCAAAAAGAAAGAGTCATGCTCCAAACATGCACCAGGGACATCTTTCCATTTACCCCAGCCCAGCTTCCGGGTGATGGACTCCTTCAGCCAGCCAGATGCCCCTCCTCTGCCTGCAGCATACTACCGGTACATCGAGAAGCCTCCTGAGGACCTCGATGCAGAGGTGGAGTATGACATGGATGAGGAGGATCTGGCTTGGCTGGACATGGTTAATGAGAAGCGGAAGGACGATGGCTATGGGACAGTTTCTGCTGATGCTTTTGAGCTGCTCGTGGATCGGTTGGAGAAGGAGTCGTACTTGGAGAGCCGCAACAACGGGGCCCAGCAGTCCCTGATTGATGAGGACGCTGTCTGCTGTGTCTGCATGGATGATGAGTGTCACAACAGCAACGTCATCCTGTTCTGTGACATCTGTAACTTGGCCGTGCACCAGGAGTGCTATGGTGTACCCTATATCCCTGAGGGCCAGTGGCTTTGCcgctgctgcctgcagaccccTTCTCGCCCGGTTGATTGTGTTCTGTGCCCAAACAAAGGTGGAGCCTTCAAACAGACCAGTGATGGCCGCTGGGCCCACGTTGTTTGTGCCATCTGGATCCCCGAGATCTGCTTTGCAAACACTGTGTTCCTGGAGCCCATCGAAGGGATAAACAACATCCCGCCCGCTCGCTGGAAGCTGACTTGCTACATCTGCAAGCAGAAGGGCATGGGAGCTGCTATCCAGTGCCACAAGGTGAACTGCTACACTGCCTTCCACGTCACCTGTGCCCAACGGGCTGGTCTCTTCATGAAGATAGAACCTATGAGGGAGACCAGCATTAATGGCACAACTTTCACGGTGCGCAAGACGGCTTACTGTGGGGCACATTCCCCACCTGGTACAACGAAAAAAGGATCTACGACTGCTACCAGTGACGGGGAGGAGGACATCGcaaaggaggaaggagaggaggaagacaGCACTGGCATCCCCAAGGGATCCCTGAAGAAGAACAAAGTGAAGTTGAAGCAGAAGATCAAAaaggaagcctgtgacctgtcagATGGGCATTCATCTATGCCACTGGTGACAGTCACACAGATCCCCTCTTACAGGTGAGTGTTGGCAACGATGCTGTCTGGTGGGACTTGCCAGGTCTTTTGTATTAAGGACTGGGTTAGTCCAGCATCTGTCTTCTCTTTAATCTTTAAACTGCACGCCCTGAGACACGTGTCCACACTTCAGCTAACAAGAACCATGTTAAaaaacctgcagcagcagcaggctccaGCACCATTTTGCACATGGTAGTTGTCGGCACAGTTGCAGCatcagagagagacaaggtgggtgaggtaagatcTTTCATTGGACAAgcttttgttgttattttttcaGCAGTTATGCCCAAACTGTGCTAATAACTGTAGCTCATTTCCAGGGGATCTTTAACAAACACCAGATCTGgcaattcaaagaaaaaaaatcattatgggttgaacaaaatgttttattttgatctTTGGGCCTttttagccatttaaaaaaaaaaatcaaaagggtCTGGATTCCCAAGGGTACTCTGGGGcttctggcattcaaacaactGAGGAGAAGGTGCTGCCACTTCCTCCTATATCCTACAGGTTAGAGGTTCAAATCCTTCTTCCTGATGTGGAGaatggacttgaacccaggtctttccCTCCCAGTTTTGCACCCTGACCagtgggctattggctattctaggGTGAGTCTCTCTCAAGTTCTGCTGttaatattcattgggccagagagtgaAAGAGTGACTTGATAGCTACGTGGTTAGGGCTCCCtcctggtggtggggagggggataccTGAATTTCAGTCCCTTTGAATTGAATGTTTAATTATTTGTACAAAGTAGAACAGTTtccacaggagagactgagagagacctACTCTCAAATGCCCCAGAGTCCAGTGatgagggcactcacctgagaggggGGACAtccaggttccagtccctgcaccacatcaggcagaggagggatttgaaccaGGATCATCCTGGGTGAGTGCCGTAACCACTGGATTATAGGTATGAGAGGAAGCAGCATCTCCACCTTGGGCCTTGTGAAAGCCAGTGGCACCTCAGTCAGGAATCTAGTGCAAAACATTGAAATGGTGTGTTTCGGCAATCTCAACACCAagcattttgacatttccaaattatttttcctttttttttttgttgccaaAAATAATTTGCCAAAACCAACACAAATTCGCGAAATATTTTGATCAACCTGAATCCGTATTTATTTGCGAGAAAAAATTTAGTTGGAAAAATGTCACCCAACTCTAATTATACCAAATTATAAAACACAAAATGTACACGTAAGCCATGCTGGGCTGTAACCATGCTTTAAAATAGTTTCAGACTTGGTTGCAAGCCATTGGGTGAACAGGGCCTCAATGGAAAGCAGCTTCCTATTGAACTAAAGCCACTGTATTTTGACTCCTCACTTCATGGCTCCTAAGCATCCTGCTTAGTGAGCCGAATGCATCATTGTCATAGCAGCTGTGAATTTGACCTAGTATATTTCGGCCAGGACACCTTCACGGAGCTGGGGATGGTGCTCTGTTTTCTTTTAGTGTCTTGGAAAGTGCAGCCAGATGCCCCATATATTTTACTAGATGTTCTATTGGAAACAGCTGAGATACCAtgtattgtttattatttgtattatcatagcaccttggagccctagtcatgggccaggaccccaaagtgctgggtgctgtacaaacacaggaatgGTCTAATCATTATTAAATGGTTAAAAATATTGTCCAGGGACTCCATTTGAGTTTGTTCCCTAGTGTGCCTCCCTTAATAATGTGAAACTTAAATGACTCTAGTAAAGTTAACTGCTCCCTTGGAGCTGAATTGGTGATTTGATACTTCTCACCCTGCTATGACTATTGTTTGGTAAGAGCCTCCAGCTGAGCTGCTGTTAAAATAACAATACATTCCTGAAGGCGGAGATGGCTATCTTCACAGCTGAAAGACCCCACATTGGCACAGAATGGCATGGATTAGGTGTATGATTCTTATGCATATCGACACAATATTGCAAAATTGTGCACCACTGTTACTGCAGCAGGAGATCTTAACTTGTGCCATCATAGTCCATAGAAATTGGTGATTGCTTTGTTGTGCGGGGTAGCCTGCTTGCTGATCTGGTTTGTTTCCTATAGGTTGAATAAAATCTGCAGTGGACTCTCTCTCCAGAGGAAGAACCAGTTTATGCAGCGGCTACACAACTACTGGCTGCTGAAGCGCCAGGCGAGGAACGGTGTCCCTCTGATCCGACGTCTCCACTCTCACTTGCAGTCCCAAAGAAATGCAGAGCAGGTACCACCCCTCATTCCAGTACCACATGCTGTAGCAGCTGGGCAGAGAAGAGGAATGTGGGCGAGGAAACAAGTTTGGGGTAAACTGGAAAGGGGAGAGCAGGgtggagaaactggaaaaatGTAATTCAACTTTGAGCAGTGACAGAGGTGCAGTCAGGTGATGAGTTCTGGGTATTGAATTGGGGATTTGGGATGGGTGATAGCAGTAGAACTAGAGAAACACCCTATTCTTTAAGGTAATTACAATGGAGAAGGAGTGCTCTTTCTTAAAATATGCTGCCTTCTGTTGGTGCATTCAAGGAGTCAGGCCAGGTCAGTACTTGAATGGGAGACCCCTTGTGCTGCAATAAATGGTGCTGGTGATTCAGGTGGCACTCTTCCTCGTGAGTCAGAATGGAATCAGTGCCCTGGGATTGTGCTAGTATGTGATGTGCTGCTGGTGGGACCTTCTTTCAGATGAATCATAAAACCAAGCACTGTCTATTAATGGCTGTTAAAGATCCCATTCACAAGACAAGAGGTGTTAGCTCCAGAATCGTGGCCAAATCCCAGTTTGGGTAATTCCTCCTGCGGCTTCAATTTCAAATCCTCCAATGCACATTTATGGCcctatttaaataataattagaTAAATAGCCTTTTTGTTTCCTCTTCTGAACTGATGTGCAATGTTAAACAGTGACTGCGTTCCAGACCAGTGGTAGCTGGTGAGGTAGTGAAGTCAAGTGATTCCTGTACGCTGTAAAACTTCTTTGTGGAGCATTGTGTATATTGTGCACATGTATTTTTTCCATATTTAGTGGAAATCACAGATTTGATTTGTCTGGTGACTTCTGACTGACTAGTGCAAAATTTAATTTACACTAATGAATCTAGGGTAGGGGAGTGCAAAATTTCCTTAATGTGTTGATTTAGCAGTTTTCAGTAAGTAGTCATTGTAAATGAATGCTTCTGGGTGAAAGGCACTATACAAATGTAAATCATCAGTTCTTCCTTTGTGTTTGTCTTTTATTGGTTGTCTCAGGTGAGCATTTATACATCAGTATATCCTTGTCATTACTTGAAAAGCAAAGAAAAGGACCTTAAGAGAGGAAGGCTGGCTGTGTAATTAAGGAACTGGGTTGGAACTTGGGAGGTTTGAGTTCAGCTCCCAGTTTTGgctcttcctgtgtgactttgggcaactagtttattctctctgtgcctcagtaccccatctgtaaaaaagcagatagtacttcctttctcccatacACACAGACTAAACCTGTCTGTCGAGGTTGTGAACTCTTTGGGGTAGAGACCATTCCTactatgtacagcacctaacacgaTGGGTCACTAAGCTCAGTGGTAGTGTAAATCATAATGACTTTTATATAAACGGAGTGAGAGTATGAGTGAACATGGACTAGATCTTATTTCTGGAATGTGGTTATAACCTGGTTTAGACCTGTCCACACAGACAAGACCAAATGCCTGTTTTACCATGATCAGACTGCTATTTAAGTATATTGCTTAAACACAGTCGATTTTGTAATGTGGATGGGGTCTCTTAGAAATGGAAGTAGACAGGAGGAAGAGTATGAGAGTGGAGACACTTGGAAAAAGTATACAACACAAGAAATCTGTATGTGCATTTCATCTCATCCCACTGTTAACCCTTACAGAAGGAGCAGGATGAGAAGACCAGTGCAGTGAAGGAGGAACTGAAGTACTGGCAGAAACTGCGGCATGATTTGGAGAGAGCGCGGTTGCTCATTGAGCTGATCCGTAAGAGGGAGAAACTCAAACGGGAACAGGTAGGTAGATCCTGGGCCTTTCCTGCAGCCTCCTGCGCCTCTCCActtgcagctggaggaggaattGAAACACAGCAGCTTTTcttaaatctttttttctttgcacAAGGTCTGAtcttcagaggtactgagcacccagaACTCCCATTGAGGTCTGAGGGAGATACAGGTGCACAATacctctgcaaatcagaccctgcTGActtgcagtgctagggagaggctGACTGATGGCATTGTTCTGTGCAAGCTTCTTTATATAACtacctctgcatttgaatcatgACCTGCAACACCCCTGCTATTTCTGTCCTGAGCATGGACCAGATGCTTGTGCAACAGAAACTAGATCTTCTTTAATATTTATTCCAGTATTTTGGTAACTGTCATACCAAGAATGATCCTAAACCCTCCTCCTCTCCATTTGGTAAGACAGAGATTCCTATGTCTTACCttcaggtgggttttttttgtgagaGAGGCAGTTTTAAATTTAGACCACTTACTAACCTAGAAAGTTTTCTCTTTTGTCCTTGCAGTTTTTCAAACTTATACCAGCTTGCATGGTCAGATTTCTTTCACATTCTCCATCCTGGTCTCAATATTATTTACTTTGCTTATGAGCTTATCCAGTTGGAAATCTTTTCTAGTGACAGCTGACTGGACTCCATCCATTTTTTGACGAGATCTTCTGATGGTGCCAGCACTGGTTCATCCTGTTTACGTTGTTCTTACAGGATTGGGGTTATCCTGCTGTGAATGCAGACATCCTTTGGGTGGGAGGGTAAAAAATCAttcctttgtttgtttccttttgctTTTGATATCTTGATGTGTCTGTATCACAGGCAACTACATCCTAAACAGTCTAGTGAAATTCCAGTATAGTTTGGAAAGGAAAAgttaccatagaatcatagagtatcagggttggaagggacttcaggaggtcatctagtccaaccccctgctcaaagcaggaccaacaccaactaaatcatcccagccagggctttgtcaagcctgaccttaaaaacctctaaggaaggagattccaccacctccctgggtaacccattccagtgcttcaccaccctcctagtgaaatagtgtttcctaatatccaacctagacctcccccactgcaacttgagaccattactccttgttctgtcatctgccaccactgagaacagcctagatcaggggtaggcacgggtgctgaaggcggcacacgagctgattttcagtggcactcacactgcccgggtcctggccaccagtccagggggctctgcattttaatttaattttaaatgaagcttcttaaacattctgaaaccttatttactttacatacaacaatagtttagttatatacacctttacctcaatataacgtgacccgatataacacaaattcggatataacgcggtaaagcagtgctccgggaggatgcgggggggcgcagggctgcgcagtccagtggatcaaagcatgtTTGATATaatatggtttcacctataacatggtaagattttttggttcccggggacagcgttatatcgaggtaaaggtgtattatagacttatagaaagagaccttctaaaaaggttaaaatgtattattggcacgtgaAATATTAAATTgaaaagactcggcacaccacttctgaaaggttgccgacctcgaTCTAGATTGATCCTCTTTGGaagcccctttcaggtagttgaaagcaggtaTAGAGAAACTTATGTAGCTGGAACTGCTTCTCAGCACAGATTTAGATGTATATGATATACATTCTTGGCAGTCCTAGCTTTTGGTCTTCCTACAGATTCATCTTTGATGTTGTGGGAAATACAGTGTAATCATGCTGTCAGTGTAAAGCTCTTCCTGTGTTGTTGCCCAGGCTCTTACTGTTGCTGTCTTATCATTTAACATGCAAAATAAAGTTTGCCTCACATAAGTAGAAGTCCTTTCTCTTGACATTGGGTTGGTGATTTTAATGTCATACAGAAGGACTGTCATATCAGAAACCTTAAGAAATTAGAGGAATACATTTTTTCATTCAGTTCCTTTGTCCTTGAAGTAGAAATACAGCCAGATcagatcagatcaatggtccatctagtccattaTCCTGTCTCTGAAATCAACCGGtagtagatgcttcagaggaaggagcaggAAACCTGATGGATAACTATTGAATAGCCTACCTCTAGAATCTTTCTAGTTAGTGACTGGCTTATGCCCGGAAACATGAGAGTTTATATCCCTTATAATCTATTTATTTTGTCTAATGTAACCCTGGATGTTGCTATTCATAAAAAAATGCCtaaatcttttttcctttttaaaaaaaaaaacaatcctgCTAATTGGTCTTATATTTTACGGCTGGGAATCCCATGGGTTACTTTGTGGGGCGTTAAAAGGTGTTCCCTGTTGTAAATTTTACACatgttgccttttaatttcattgggtttCCCCTTGTTCTAGTGTTATGAGATAGACTGACTAGGAGCACCGCAGTTTGCAAGGTTTAGTTCCCTGATAGAGGGTGTATCAGATATTAAATTTGGACTGTAATATTTTTGTTAAGACAGTAAGAAGGCAGCTTCTTTAACTATATGACTCAGTATACTGCACAGTATTTTTGTTAATTTCTACATTACAAACAGAAGAAACAAGCACTTGATCAAACGTCCTTCAGAAATGAGTTTAAAAAGGTCTGAGGTTGCCATCAGTGAATGGAactgatttaatttaatttaacggAAGTAAGGGAAATGCCACTTGCATTTTCCATTTTTGATAATAGCATGTGATTCCTTTCTACCATTCCCAGGTCAAAGTTCAACAGGCTGCTATGGAGTTACAGCTGACTCCTTTCAATGTGCTGCTGCGCACAACTTTGGACCTGCTGCAGGAGAAGGATCCGGCTCAGATTTTTGCAGAGCCCGTTAACCTGAATGAGGCAAGTATCTTTCCTATAAGCTGAGGGCACTGCTTTGAAGATGGGACGAAGCTCACATGGTGTCATAGTTGGCACGGGCAGGGCATTGTTTTGAGAGAGCCCAGACCATCTTTGTCCTCAGTTAGCATGAGCTAAGGAATTTCTAAAGGAGGCTCACATGAGGTATCCTAGGTATCGTTTTCAGGAAGCTTACTAGAGCATCTCAGTCAAGTAATTTCATTCTGCAGAGCCGGGGCACGTCTGGCTCAGTTGGGTGGAGTATATGTGCATTGGTGACACTACCCCTTCTGCAGGTGGAAAGGACATTAAGAGTGCTTATGATGGATGCGCTCTGGTTGGCTAGTAAATGGTTTTTGTAATTGTACAGGTTTTATATGTTTAGGTTCCAGATTACCTGGAATTCATTTCCAATCCAATGGATTTTTCCACCATGAGGCGGAAGCTGGAGTCCCACCTGTACCGAACCTTGGATGAGTTTGAGGAAGACTTTAACCTTATAGTTACCAACTGCATGAGGTATAATGCTAAAGACACGATTTTCCACCGAGCAGCTGTCCGTCTGAGAGACCTTGGAGGAGCGATATTACGCCATGCGCGACGGCAGGCTGAAAACATCGGCTTTGACTCTGATGTGGGGATTCACCTGCCCGAGTCACCCAAAACGGAAGACTTTTATCGCTTTTCTTGGGAGGATGGTGAGTTCCCCGGGCTGTTTATTTTTAGGATTGGCAAACAGTCCAGTAAAAGCCAGACTCCTAGACTCTGTGTGTAGGACCAGCCATCGTTCTGACCATGTTACTTTGGCTGGGCTATAACTGTACCCACCATTTGAGGTGCAAGATTTGGGCACATCCATTTACCTATATAGGCACTTATATGGCTTCCATTATTGTAGCGTCTAAGGGACAGATTTCAGATGAGCTTAACACCCACTTCCAGGGGCAAGTTTTCAAACATTCTTAGCTCCTCTTTAGGGACTTAAATAAGTGGGCAGCTTCTCAAAAGAGCCTCGTagtgtgctgagctcttttgaaagtctGCAGTGctgcaatgggagctgctggctgtTGAGCACTTTGGAAAAGCTGGCCCTGATTGGAGATGCCGGGCACTTGGAAATGTGGCCttgagctgttttgaaaatccgGCTGTATGCGTCTAATAATTacaaatttatcctcacaatgctCCTGAGTGTGAGGTAGGGAAACGTttttaatccccattttacagatgggaacctgAGGCATGGAAAGattaagtgattttcccaaggtcacaggGAGTTTGTGGTAGAGCCAGGTATTGAAGCCAGCTCCCCTTAGTCCCAGACCACAAGACCTGGGCTCACTATTTGCTGTGGAATCCATGTGCCATAGCTATAGGGTAAATTGGGTATTTTTAAAGAGCCTTGAAAAGATGAATTCATGCAGGTTTAGGCTGTCTTGTACTTTATATTATTGGCCCACCATTCCCCGACCTCTACCTAAGTTGGGAGGCTGGTTTACTGGAATTTAAAATCAGTTACATGCTTGGAGGGCAGTTTATTGTAGGGACAATCCTGCCCTGGCCAGCAGCTGGAATGGGAGGGTGTCTTCCATTTCCAATTTCCATGATTATTTTGAGTCACAAGTGCAGATATCCCAGTCTAACCTCATTTCACCCTTCTCCTTGCACTGGACATAATGACCACATACCCTCTCTCAACAAGGGCAATCTGGGTAGCCAAAGAAGTGGCATGACCTGAAGGTGTTgaggcagggggatgggaagaaTTCTTTGTGAAGGGGACAGCATAGGCATGATGGGATTGTGACCCAGAATACTGAAAACACCATAGCAACAGCCTTGTCACGGAGACCTTTATTCCTGGCATGGCCTGAACTTATGATTGCCTCAGTTATAGAAACCACCATGAGACGAATCGGCATCTCTGTAGCATTTGTTCCCAAACCCATGCAGTACGAAATAACTTTGCTGAACTTAGTTCAGACTACTGCTTCCCATCCCTCCCATGGAGCTCGCTCTGTGTTTGTGATCTGCTTCCTAAAGGATGCATCCCTCTTGGAATCTGACTCTGAAAGTTCTTCAGTCCTCCACCAGTGACATAGCGTTTGCAAATAGCATTGATAAGAAgactcatagaaatgcagggctggaagagaacttgagaggtcatttagtccagtcccctgcactgatgcaggaccaagtaaacctagaccagccctgataggtgtttgtctaacctgtgtttaaaaacctccaatgacggggcTTCCACAAGCTGACTTTGAAGcctgttccaatgtttaattatccttatagttagatgCATGGCTGCAACTTGGAATGGTTGGTTTGGGTATAGTGGAATTTCCTCCTTCAAGGAACAGAGCACCTTTCTTTCACTCTTTGAGTACATGAGATGTCAGCAATCACTTCTTAACATTGCTTCTCTTCTTGGTGCAGTGGACAACATTCTCCTTCCTGAGAATCGGGCTCACCTTTCCCTGGAGGCGCAATTGAAGGAGTTGCTGGAGAAGCTGGACATGGTGAGCACCATGAGGTCCAGTGGCGCCCGGACCCGACGCATCCGGCTCTTGAGACGTGAGATCAACTCCATCAGGCAAAAGCTGGCCCAGCAACAGAACAAGACCATGCCAAATGGAGACCCTACCTCgcgggaggaggggctggacaaACCGCTAAGGGGAGAGCAGGACGATGACGGGGAGAAAGGTGAGAGGTTTCAGCCGGTCTTCAAGGGAAATGGAGAGcactgcagcctgggcaggaagGGAAACCTGTTGGGGATTGCAGAGGACTGACTAGATGATTGTATTGTTCATCTTTGTGCTGGGAAAGTGCATTTATTGTATCAGAAAGAGGTACGGGCCACATGTAACGAATTTTGAAAACAATCTGGAGCAGGCTGTCCAAGGGATTAGGGCATCAGAAACCTTCCTGATACTTCTTGGCACTTTATCGATTGGTATAGGCCATAGATTTCTGCTGCCAGGATTGTATTGTTTGAGAGATTGGAATTGGG
Coding sequences within:
- the BRPF3 gene encoding bromodomain and PHD finger-containing protein 3 isoform X2; the protein is MRKPRRRSRQNPEGRRSPSPYSLKCSPTRETLTYAQAQRIVEVDIDGRLHRISIYDPLKIITEDELTAQDITECNSNKENSEQPLFPSKSKKTPSKGKKKESCSKHAPGTSFHLPQPSFRVMDSFSQPDAPPLPAAYYRYIEKPPEDLDAEVEYDMDEEDLAWLDMVNEKRKDDGYGTVSADAFELLVDRLEKESYLESRNNGAQQSLIDEDAVCCVCMDDECHNSNVILFCDICNLAVHQECYGVPYIPEGQWLCRCCLQTPSRPVDCVLCPNKGGAFKQTSDGRWAHVVCAIWIPEICFANTVFLEPIEGINNIPPARWKLTCYICKQKGMGAAIQCHKVNCYTAFHVTCAQRAGLFMKIEPMRETSINGTTFTVRKTAYCGAHSPPGTTKKGSTTATSDGEEDIAKEEGEEEDSTGIPKGSLKKNKVKLKQKIKKEACDLSDGHSSMPLVTVTQIPSYRLNKICSGLSLQRKNQFMQRLHNYWLLKRQARNGVPLIRRLHSHLQSQRNAEQKEQDEKTSAVKEELKYWQKLRHDLERARLLIELIRKREKLKREQVKVQQAAMELQLTPFNVLLRTTLDLLQEKDPAQIFAEPVNLNEVPDYLEFISNPMDFSTMRRKLESHLYRTLDEFEEDFNLIVTNCMRYNAKDTIFHRAAVRLRDLGGAILRHARRQAENIGFDSDVGIHLPESPKTEDFYRFSWEDVDNILLPENRAHLSLEAQLKELLEKLDMVSTMRSSGARTRRIRLLRREINSIRQKLAQQQNKTMPNGDPTSREEGLDKPLRGEQDDDGEKADDTKPPHPPTLEPTGPAPSLSELDSLQDPPTLKPISESKSLNRLQKRMKSEGELFDKKALQRESHAFQRLLSDNGLNGLALQAMDAPASPPFSGVGRRTSVLFKKAKNGVKLQRGLDCPLENGEDHTQSGQLSPSSAEGERQARKRLRSGSCSASDGEKSPRQSGETGVTNGFGKHMESGSDSECSSGLGSGLAFEACSGLTPPKRSRGKPALSRVPFLDGVNGDSDFSSSGRNLLMPFESHTELEPLELVWAKCRGYPSYPALIIDPKMPREGLLHNGVPIPVPPLDVLKLGDQKQTEAEEKLFLVLFFDNKRTWQWLPRDKVLPLGVDDTVDKLKMMEGRKTSIRKSVQVAYDRAMIHMSRVRGDHPFVTSNYL
- the BRPF3 gene encoding bromodomain and PHD finger-containing protein 3 isoform X3, with protein sequence MRKPRRRSRQNPEGRRSPSPYSLKCSPTRETLTYAQAQRIVEVDIDGRLHRISIYDPLKIITEDELTAQDITECNSNKENSEQPLFPSKSKKTPSKGKKKESCSKHAPGTSFHLPQPSFRVMDSFSQPDAPPLPAAYYRYIEKPPEDLDAEVEYDMDEEDLAWLDMVNEKRKDDGYGTVSADAFELLVDRLEKESYLESRNNGAQQSLIDEDAVCCVCMDDECHNSNVILFCDICNLAVHQECYGVPYIPEGQWLCRCCLQTPSRPVDCVLCPNKGGAFKQTSDGRWAHVVCAIWIPEICFANTVFLEPIEGINNIPPARWKLTCYICKQKGMGAAIQCHKVNCYTAFHVTCAQRAGLFMKIEPMRETSINGTTFTVRKTAYCGAHSPPGTTKKGSTTATSDGEEDIAKEEGEEEDSTGIPKGSLKKNKVKLKQKIKKEACDLSDGHSSMPLVTVTQIPSYRLNKICSGLSLQRKNQFMQRLHNYWLLKRQARNGVPLIRRLHSHLQSQRNAEQKEQDEKTSAVKEELKYWQKLRHDLERARLLIELIRKREKLKREQVKVQQAAMELQLTPFNVLLRTTLDLLQEKDPAQIFAEPVNLNEVPDYLEFISNPMDFSTMRRKLESHLYRTLDEFEEDFNLIVTNCMRYNAKDTIFHRAAVRLRDLGGAILRHARRQAENIGFDSDVGIHLPESPKTEDFYRFSWEDVDNILLPENRAHLSLEAQLKELLEKLDMVSTMRSSGARTRRIRLLRREINSIRQKLAQQQNKTMPNGDPTSREEGLDKPLRGEQDDDGEKDDTKPPHPPTLEPTGPAPSLSELDSLQDPPTLKPISESKSLNRLQKRMKSEGELFDKKALQRESHAFQRLLSDNGLNGLALQAMDAPASPPFSGVGRRTSVLFKKAKNGVKLQRGLDCPLENGEDHTQSGQLSPSSAEGERQARKRLRSGSCSASDGEKSPRQSGETAGVTNGFGKHMESGSDSECSSGLGSGLAFEACSGLTPPKRSRGKPALSRVPFLDGVNGDSDFSSSGRNLLMPFESHTELEPLELVWAKCRGYPSYPALIIDPKMPREGLLHNGVPIPVPPLDVLKLGDQKQTEAEEKLFLVLFFDNKRTWQWLPRDKVLPLGVDDTVDKLKMMEGRKTSIRKSVQVAYDRAMIHMSRVRGDHPFVTSNYL
- the BRPF3 gene encoding bromodomain and PHD finger-containing protein 3 isoform X1, encoding MRKPRRRSRQNPEGRRSPSPYSLKCSPTRETLTYAQAQRIVEVDIDGRLHRISIYDPLKIITEDELTAQDITECNSNKENSEQPLFPSKSKKTPSKGKKKESCSKHAPGTSFHLPQPSFRVMDSFSQPDAPPLPAAYYRYIEKPPEDLDAEVEYDMDEEDLAWLDMVNEKRKDDGYGTVSADAFELLVDRLEKESYLESRNNGAQQSLIDEDAVCCVCMDDECHNSNVILFCDICNLAVHQECYGVPYIPEGQWLCRCCLQTPSRPVDCVLCPNKGGAFKQTSDGRWAHVVCAIWIPEICFANTVFLEPIEGINNIPPARWKLTCYICKQKGMGAAIQCHKVNCYTAFHVTCAQRAGLFMKIEPMRETSINGTTFTVRKTAYCGAHSPPGTTKKGSTTATSDGEEDIAKEEGEEEDSTGIPKGSLKKNKVKLKQKIKKEACDLSDGHSSMPLVTVTQIPSYRLNKICSGLSLQRKNQFMQRLHNYWLLKRQARNGVPLIRRLHSHLQSQRNAEQKEQDEKTSAVKEELKYWQKLRHDLERARLLIELIRKREKLKREQVKVQQAAMELQLTPFNVLLRTTLDLLQEKDPAQIFAEPVNLNEVPDYLEFISNPMDFSTMRRKLESHLYRTLDEFEEDFNLIVTNCMRYNAKDTIFHRAAVRLRDLGGAILRHARRQAENIGFDSDVGIHLPESPKTEDFYRFSWEDVDNILLPENRAHLSLEAQLKELLEKLDMVSTMRSSGARTRRIRLLRREINSIRQKLAQQQNKTMPNGDPTSREEGLDKPLRGEQDDDGEKADDTKPPHPPTLEPTGPAPSLSELDSLQDPPTLKPISESKSLNRLQKRMKSEGELFDKKALQRESHAFQRLLSDNGLNGLALQAMDAPASPPFSGVGRRTSVLFKKAKNGVKLQRGLDCPLENGEDHTQSGQLSPSSAEGERQARKRLRSGSCSASDGEKSPRQSGETAGVTNGFGKHMESGSDSECSSGLGSGLAFEACSGLTPPKRSRGKPALSRVPFLDGVNGDSDFSSSGRNLLMPFESHTELEPLELVWAKCRGYPSYPALIIDPKMPREGLLHNGVPIPVPPLDVLKLGDQKQTEAEEKLFLVLFFDNKRTWQWLPRDKVLPLGVDDTVDKLKMMEGRKTSIRKSVQVAYDRAMIHMSRVRGDHPFVTSNYL